A DNA window from Alligator mississippiensis isolate rAllMis1 chromosome 11, rAllMis1, whole genome shotgun sequence contains the following coding sequences:
- the LOC102567739 gene encoding zinc finger protein 271 isoform X3, producing MQENYENVISLAEEIAISWPRITAFAESHRRRGLVSDDGMVSENEEEDAQQGDLEKVEAQGTLPGKSKGSTPQSSDGVKSTESPVKSEGQPKKPPGKKQNKSAHRGFKKFHQRSLLGHNRCHDCGKSLGFGSSFNKRLRSTEKPYKCNECGKCFRLSSTLITHQRRHAGDKPYKCADCGKSFSVGSAFIQHQRVHAGSVKPCQCNICGKSFSTSTSLVKHQKLHLEEKPYKCDECGKGFNWNSHLERHRRIHTGEKPYTCPECGKSFSWSSHLDRHRRTHTGGEKACKCTDCGRCFAPRGTDGARPQRGVGTGTEKPYQCSECGRGFNKSATLAKHQRVHATEKPYKCDQCGKSFGLSASLLQHQRSHAAGKPYQCSDCGKSFAWSSHLDRHRRIHMGEKPFRCEDCGKSFSQSSHLERHQRVHLGSEQPCQCTDCGKSFLASAKRRRLLTGERPCKCTDCGKSFLWSSRARPPPATERTHKCTECGKSFTYRAENVKHQGTQTGEKPYTCPECGKSFGQNSALVKHRRMHTGEKPYKCGDCGKSFSVRSNLIKHQRTHLGEKPYKCPDCGKGFIQKSDLTKHRRMHTGEKPYKCNVCGKCFSVSSNLIKHQRIHLGEKPYQCTDCGKSFIQRSELTIHQRVHTGEKPYKCPECGKCFSRSSHLNRHQRTHAGDKPSLLSTAKSSASNPLQASSAFSSAATSFSSPLGASSAPIPSLPSFPSSPSPLPIPSLSTTPLDLPWALSFPSRAFPHPSFPSPTPSGAQASSLIN from the coding sequence ATGATGGGATGGTGAGTGAAAATGAGGAGGAAGATGCTCAGCAGGGAGACCTTGAGAAGGTGGAAGCCCAAGGGACATTGCCGGGCAAATCCAAGGGAAGCACCCCCCAGAGTAGTGATGGTGTGAAGTCCACTGAGAGCCCAGTCAAGTCAGAAGGGCAGCCAAAGAAACCCCCTGGTAAGAAACAGAACAAATCTGCCCACCGCGGCTTCAAAAAGTTTCACCAGCGGAGTCTGCTGGGGCATAATCGTTGCCATGACTGTGGCAAGAGCCTGGGCTTTGGCTCATCCTTCAACAAACGGCTGCGCAGCACAGAAAAGCCCTACAAGTGCAACGAGTGTGGCAAATGCTTCCGGCTCAGCTCCACCCTCATCACTCATCAGCGCCGGCATGCTGGGGACAAGCCGTACAAGTGCGCTGACTGTGGCAAGAGCTTCAGCGTCGGCTCAGCCTTCATCCAGCACCAGCGCGTCCATGCTGGCAGCGTCAAGCCCTGCCAGTGCAACATCTGTGGCAAGAGcttcagcaccagcaccagcctggTCAAGCACCAGAAGCTGCACCTGGAGGAGAAGCCCTACAAGTGTGATGAGTGTGGCAAAGGTTTCAACTGGAACTCGCACCTGGAGCGGCACCGGCGCATCCATACAGGTGAAAAGCCGTACACCtgccctgagtgtgggaagagcttcagctgGAGCTCGCACCTGGACCGGCACCGTCGCACCCACACGGGTGGGGAGAAGGCCTGCAAGTGCACTGACTGTGGACGCTGCTTCGCTCCCCGTGGCACAGATGGTGCTAGACCCCAGCGCGGGGTAGGAACAGGAACAGAGAAACCCTACCAGTGTTCTGAATGCGGTCGAGGTTTCAACAAGAGTGCGACACTGGCCAAGCACCAGCGTGTGCATGCCACTGAGAAGCCCTACAAATGTGACCAGTGCGGCAAGAGCTTTGGGCTGAGCGCCTCATTGCTGCAGCACCAGCGCAGCCATGCAGCTGGCAAGCCCTACCAGTGCAGTGATTGCGGCAAGAGCTTTGCCTGGAGTTCCCATTTGGACCGACACCGGCGTATCCACATGGGAGAGAAGCCTTTCCGCTGTGAGGACTGTGGCAAGAGTTTCTCCCAGAGCTCGCACTTGGAGCGGCACCAGCGGGTGCACCTGGGctcagagcagccctgccagtgcactGACTGTGGAAAGAGCTTCTTGGCCAGTGCTAAGCGTCGTCGGCTGCTGACTGGGGAGCGCCCCTGCAAGTGCactgactgtgggaagagcttcctgTGGAGCTCCCGAGCCAGGCCCCCCCCCGCAACAGAAAGGACCCACAAGTGCAcagagtgcgggaagagcttcacctaccgGGCAGAGAACGTCAAGCACCAAGGCACTCAGACCGGTGAGAAGCCTTACACAtgccctgagtgtgggaagagctttgggCAGAACTCAGCGCTGGTGAAGCACCGGCGCATGCACACTGGCGAGAAACCCTACAAGTGCggggactgtgggaagagcttcagtgtCCGCTCCAACCTCATCAAACACCAGCGCACGCACCTGGGCGAGAAGCCCTACAAGTGTCCTGATTGTGGCAAAGGCTTCATCCAGAAGTCGGACCTGACCAAGCATCGGCGCatgcacactggggagaagccgtACAAGTGCAATGTCTGTGGGAAGTGCTTCAGTGTCAGCTCCAACCTCAtcaagcaccagcgcatccacctGGGCGAGAAGCCCTACCAGTGCACTgactgcgggaagagcttcatccaGCGCTCAGAGCTGACCATCCACCAGCGcgtccacactggggagaagccctaCAAGTGCCCTGAGTGCGGGAAGTGCTTCAGCCGCAGCTCCCACCTTAACCGGCATCAGCGCACGCATGCTGGGGACAAGCCCtcgctcctctccactgccaaaTCCAGTGCCAGCAACCCCCTCCAggcctcctcagccttctcctctgctgccacctcTTTCTCCTCTCCACTGGGTGCCTCTTCCGCCCCCATCCcatccctgccctccttcccctcctccccttcacccctccccatcccatccctctccaccaccccactggatctgccctgggccctgtccTTCCCATCTCGTGCCTTCCCtcacccttccttcccttctcccactccctctgGAGCCCAGGCCTCATCCCTGATAAACTAA
- the LOC102567739 gene encoding zinc finger protein 271 isoform X1 yields MQENYENVISLAEEIAISWPRITAFAESHRRRGLVSVSFPRPRELLDSLVVPADDGMVSENEEEDAQQGDLEKVEAQGTLPGKSKGSTPQSSDGVKSTESPVKSEGQPKKPPGKKQNKSAHRGFKKFHQRSLLGHNRCHDCGKSLGFGSSFNKRLRSTEKPYKCNECGKCFRLSSTLITHQRRHAGDKPYKCADCGKSFSVGSAFIQHQRVHAGSVKPCQCNICGKSFSTSTSLVKHQKLHLEEKPYKCDECGKGFNWNSHLERHRRIHTGEKPYTCPECGKSFSWSSHLDRHRRTHTGGEKACKCTDCGRCFAPRGTDGARPQRGVGTGTEKPYQCSECGRGFNKSATLAKHQRVHATEKPYKCDQCGKSFGLSASLLQHQRSHAAGKPYQCSDCGKSFAWSSHLDRHRRIHMGEKPFRCEDCGKSFSQSSHLERHQRVHLGSEQPCQCTDCGKSFLASAKRRRLLTGERPCKCTDCGKSFLWSSRARPPPATERTHKCTECGKSFTYRAENVKHQGTQTGEKPYTCPECGKSFGQNSALVKHRRMHTGEKPYKCGDCGKSFSVRSNLIKHQRTHLGEKPYKCPDCGKGFIQKSDLTKHRRMHTGEKPYKCNVCGKCFSVSSNLIKHQRIHLGEKPYQCTDCGKSFIQRSELTIHQRVHTGEKPYKCPECGKCFSRSSHLNRHQRTHAGDKPSLLSTAKSSASNPLQASSAFSSAATSFSSPLGASSAPIPSLPSFPSSPSPLPIPSLSTTPLDLPWALSFPSRAFPHPSFPSPTPSGAQASSLIN; encoded by the coding sequence TTTCCTTTCCCAGACCCAGGGAGTTACTGGATTCTCTCGTTGTTCCAGCAGATGATGGGATGGTGAGTGAAAATGAGGAGGAAGATGCTCAGCAGGGAGACCTTGAGAAGGTGGAAGCCCAAGGGACATTGCCGGGCAAATCCAAGGGAAGCACCCCCCAGAGTAGTGATGGTGTGAAGTCCACTGAGAGCCCAGTCAAGTCAGAAGGGCAGCCAAAGAAACCCCCTGGTAAGAAACAGAACAAATCTGCCCACCGCGGCTTCAAAAAGTTTCACCAGCGGAGTCTGCTGGGGCATAATCGTTGCCATGACTGTGGCAAGAGCCTGGGCTTTGGCTCATCCTTCAACAAACGGCTGCGCAGCACAGAAAAGCCCTACAAGTGCAACGAGTGTGGCAAATGCTTCCGGCTCAGCTCCACCCTCATCACTCATCAGCGCCGGCATGCTGGGGACAAGCCGTACAAGTGCGCTGACTGTGGCAAGAGCTTCAGCGTCGGCTCAGCCTTCATCCAGCACCAGCGCGTCCATGCTGGCAGCGTCAAGCCCTGCCAGTGCAACATCTGTGGCAAGAGcttcagcaccagcaccagcctggTCAAGCACCAGAAGCTGCACCTGGAGGAGAAGCCCTACAAGTGTGATGAGTGTGGCAAAGGTTTCAACTGGAACTCGCACCTGGAGCGGCACCGGCGCATCCATACAGGTGAAAAGCCGTACACCtgccctgagtgtgggaagagcttcagctgGAGCTCGCACCTGGACCGGCACCGTCGCACCCACACGGGTGGGGAGAAGGCCTGCAAGTGCACTGACTGTGGACGCTGCTTCGCTCCCCGTGGCACAGATGGTGCTAGACCCCAGCGCGGGGTAGGAACAGGAACAGAGAAACCCTACCAGTGTTCTGAATGCGGTCGAGGTTTCAACAAGAGTGCGACACTGGCCAAGCACCAGCGTGTGCATGCCACTGAGAAGCCCTACAAATGTGACCAGTGCGGCAAGAGCTTTGGGCTGAGCGCCTCATTGCTGCAGCACCAGCGCAGCCATGCAGCTGGCAAGCCCTACCAGTGCAGTGATTGCGGCAAGAGCTTTGCCTGGAGTTCCCATTTGGACCGACACCGGCGTATCCACATGGGAGAGAAGCCTTTCCGCTGTGAGGACTGTGGCAAGAGTTTCTCCCAGAGCTCGCACTTGGAGCGGCACCAGCGGGTGCACCTGGGctcagagcagccctgccagtgcactGACTGTGGAAAGAGCTTCTTGGCCAGTGCTAAGCGTCGTCGGCTGCTGACTGGGGAGCGCCCCTGCAAGTGCactgactgtgggaagagcttcctgTGGAGCTCCCGAGCCAGGCCCCCCCCCGCAACAGAAAGGACCCACAAGTGCAcagagtgcgggaagagcttcacctaccgGGCAGAGAACGTCAAGCACCAAGGCACTCAGACCGGTGAGAAGCCTTACACAtgccctgagtgtgggaagagctttgggCAGAACTCAGCGCTGGTGAAGCACCGGCGCATGCACACTGGCGAGAAACCCTACAAGTGCggggactgtgggaagagcttcagtgtCCGCTCCAACCTCATCAAACACCAGCGCACGCACCTGGGCGAGAAGCCCTACAAGTGTCCTGATTGTGGCAAAGGCTTCATCCAGAAGTCGGACCTGACCAAGCATCGGCGCatgcacactggggagaagccgtACAAGTGCAATGTCTGTGGGAAGTGCTTCAGTGTCAGCTCCAACCTCAtcaagcaccagcgcatccacctGGGCGAGAAGCCCTACCAGTGCACTgactgcgggaagagcttcatccaGCGCTCAGAGCTGACCATCCACCAGCGcgtccacactggggagaagccctaCAAGTGCCCTGAGTGCGGGAAGTGCTTCAGCCGCAGCTCCCACCTTAACCGGCATCAGCGCACGCATGCTGGGGACAAGCCCtcgctcctctccactgccaaaTCCAGTGCCAGCAACCCCCTCCAggcctcctcagccttctcctctgctgccacctcTTTCTCCTCTCCACTGGGTGCCTCTTCCGCCCCCATCCcatccctgccctccttcccctcctccccttcacccctccccatcccatccctctccaccaccccactggatctgccctgggccctgtccTTCCCATCTCGTGCCTTCCCtcacccttccttcccttctcccactccctctgGAGCCCAGGCCTCATCCCTGATAAACTAA
- the LOC102567739 gene encoding zinc finger protein 271 isoform X4 — MQENYENVISLAEEIAISWPRITAFAESHRRRGLVSVSFPRPRELLDSLVVPADDGMVSENEEEDAQQGDLEKVEAQGTLPGKSKGSTPQSSDGVKSTESPVKSEGQPKKPPGKKQNKSAHRGFKKFHQRSLLGHNRCHDCGKSLGFGSSFNKRLRSTEKPYKCNECGKCFRLSSTLITHQRRHAGDKPYKCADCGKSFSVGSAFIQHQRVHAGSVKPCQCNICGKSFSTSTSLVKHQKLHLEEKPYKCDECGKGFNWNSHLERHRRIHTGEKPYTCPECGKSFSWSSHLDRHRRTHTGGEKACKCTDCGRCFAPRGTDGARPQRGVGTGTEKPYQCSECGRGFNKSATLAKHQRVHATEKPYKCDQCGKSFGLSASLLQHQRSHAAGKPYQCSDCGKSFAWSSHLDRHRRIHMGEKPFRCEDCGKSFSQSSHLERHQRVHLGSEQPCQCTDCGKSFLASAKRRRLLTGERPCKCTDCGKSFLWSSRARPPPATERTHKCTECGKSFTYRAENVKHQGTQTGEKPYTCPECGKSFGQNSALVKHRRMHTGEKPYKCGDCGKSFSVRSNLIKHQRTHLGEKPYKCPDCGKGFIQKSDLTKHRRMHTGEKPYKCNVCGKCFSVSSNLIKHQRIHLGEKPYQCTDCGKSFIQRSELTIHQRVHTGEKPYKCPEL; from the exons TTTCCTTTCCCAGACCCAGGGAGTTACTGGATTCTCTCGTTGTTCCAGCAGATGATGGGATGGTGAGTGAAAATGAGGAGGAAGATGCTCAGCAGGGAGACCTTGAGAAGGTGGAAGCCCAAGGGACATTGCCGGGCAAATCCAAGGGAAGCACCCCCCAGAGTAGTGATGGTGTGAAGTCCACTGAGAGCCCAGTCAAGTCAGAAGGGCAGCCAAAGAAACCCCCTGGTAAGAAACAGAACAAATCTGCCCACCGCGGCTTCAAAAAGTTTCACCAGCGGAGTCTGCTGGGGCATAATCGTTGCCATGACTGTGGCAAGAGCCTGGGCTTTGGCTCATCCTTCAACAAACGGCTGCGCAGCACAGAAAAGCCCTACAAGTGCAACGAGTGTGGCAAATGCTTCCGGCTCAGCTCCACCCTCATCACTCATCAGCGCCGGCATGCTGGGGACAAGCCGTACAAGTGCGCTGACTGTGGCAAGAGCTTCAGCGTCGGCTCAGCCTTCATCCAGCACCAGCGCGTCCATGCTGGCAGCGTCAAGCCCTGCCAGTGCAACATCTGTGGCAAGAGcttcagcaccagcaccagcctggTCAAGCACCAGAAGCTGCACCTGGAGGAGAAGCCCTACAAGTGTGATGAGTGTGGCAAAGGTTTCAACTGGAACTCGCACCTGGAGCGGCACCGGCGCATCCATACAGGTGAAAAGCCGTACACCtgccctgagtgtgggaagagcttcagctgGAGCTCGCACCTGGACCGGCACCGTCGCACCCACACGGGTGGGGAGAAGGCCTGCAAGTGCACTGACTGTGGACGCTGCTTCGCTCCCCGTGGCACAGATGGTGCTAGACCCCAGCGCGGGGTAGGAACAGGAACAGAGAAACCCTACCAGTGTTCTGAATGCGGTCGAGGTTTCAACAAGAGTGCGACACTGGCCAAGCACCAGCGTGTGCATGCCACTGAGAAGCCCTACAAATGTGACCAGTGCGGCAAGAGCTTTGGGCTGAGCGCCTCATTGCTGCAGCACCAGCGCAGCCATGCAGCTGGCAAGCCCTACCAGTGCAGTGATTGCGGCAAGAGCTTTGCCTGGAGTTCCCATTTGGACCGACACCGGCGTATCCACATGGGAGAGAAGCCTTTCCGCTGTGAGGACTGTGGCAAGAGTTTCTCCCAGAGCTCGCACTTGGAGCGGCACCAGCGGGTGCACCTGGGctcagagcagccctgccagtgcactGACTGTGGAAAGAGCTTCTTGGCCAGTGCTAAGCGTCGTCGGCTGCTGACTGGGGAGCGCCCCTGCAAGTGCactgactgtgggaagagcttcctgTGGAGCTCCCGAGCCAGGCCCCCCCCCGCAACAGAAAGGACCCACAAGTGCAcagagtgcgggaagagcttcacctaccgGGCAGAGAACGTCAAGCACCAAGGCACTCAGACCGGTGAGAAGCCTTACACAtgccctgagtgtgggaagagctttgggCAGAACTCAGCGCTGGTGAAGCACCGGCGCATGCACACTGGCGAGAAACCCTACAAGTGCggggactgtgggaagagcttcagtgtCCGCTCCAACCTCATCAAACACCAGCGCACGCACCTGGGCGAGAAGCCCTACAAGTGTCCTGATTGTGGCAAAGGCTTCATCCAGAAGTCGGACCTGACCAAGCATCGGCGCatgcacactggggagaagccgtACAAGTGCAATGTCTGTGGGAAGTGCTTCAGTGTCAGCTCCAACCTCAtcaagcaccagcgcatccacctGGGCGAGAAGCCCTACCAGTGCACTgactgcgggaagagcttcatccaGCGCTCAGAGCTGACCATCCACCAGCGcgtccacactggggagaagccctaCAAGTGCCCTGA GTTGTAA
- the LOC102567739 gene encoding zinc finger protein 271 isoform X2, producing the protein MQENYENVISLAEEIAISWPRITAFAESHRRRGLVSADDGMVSENEEEDAQQGDLEKVEAQGTLPGKSKGSTPQSSDGVKSTESPVKSEGQPKKPPGKKQNKSAHRGFKKFHQRSLLGHNRCHDCGKSLGFGSSFNKRLRSTEKPYKCNECGKCFRLSSTLITHQRRHAGDKPYKCADCGKSFSVGSAFIQHQRVHAGSVKPCQCNICGKSFSTSTSLVKHQKLHLEEKPYKCDECGKGFNWNSHLERHRRIHTGEKPYTCPECGKSFSWSSHLDRHRRTHTGGEKACKCTDCGRCFAPRGTDGARPQRGVGTGTEKPYQCSECGRGFNKSATLAKHQRVHATEKPYKCDQCGKSFGLSASLLQHQRSHAAGKPYQCSDCGKSFAWSSHLDRHRRIHMGEKPFRCEDCGKSFSQSSHLERHQRVHLGSEQPCQCTDCGKSFLASAKRRRLLTGERPCKCTDCGKSFLWSSRARPPPATERTHKCTECGKSFTYRAENVKHQGTQTGEKPYTCPECGKSFGQNSALVKHRRMHTGEKPYKCGDCGKSFSVRSNLIKHQRTHLGEKPYKCPDCGKGFIQKSDLTKHRRMHTGEKPYKCNVCGKCFSVSSNLIKHQRIHLGEKPYQCTDCGKSFIQRSELTIHQRVHTGEKPYKCPECGKCFSRSSHLNRHQRTHAGDKPSLLSTAKSSASNPLQASSAFSSAATSFSSPLGASSAPIPSLPSFPSSPSPLPIPSLSTTPLDLPWALSFPSRAFPHPSFPSPTPSGAQASSLIN; encoded by the coding sequence CAGATGATGGGATGGTGAGTGAAAATGAGGAGGAAGATGCTCAGCAGGGAGACCTTGAGAAGGTGGAAGCCCAAGGGACATTGCCGGGCAAATCCAAGGGAAGCACCCCCCAGAGTAGTGATGGTGTGAAGTCCACTGAGAGCCCAGTCAAGTCAGAAGGGCAGCCAAAGAAACCCCCTGGTAAGAAACAGAACAAATCTGCCCACCGCGGCTTCAAAAAGTTTCACCAGCGGAGTCTGCTGGGGCATAATCGTTGCCATGACTGTGGCAAGAGCCTGGGCTTTGGCTCATCCTTCAACAAACGGCTGCGCAGCACAGAAAAGCCCTACAAGTGCAACGAGTGTGGCAAATGCTTCCGGCTCAGCTCCACCCTCATCACTCATCAGCGCCGGCATGCTGGGGACAAGCCGTACAAGTGCGCTGACTGTGGCAAGAGCTTCAGCGTCGGCTCAGCCTTCATCCAGCACCAGCGCGTCCATGCTGGCAGCGTCAAGCCCTGCCAGTGCAACATCTGTGGCAAGAGcttcagcaccagcaccagcctggTCAAGCACCAGAAGCTGCACCTGGAGGAGAAGCCCTACAAGTGTGATGAGTGTGGCAAAGGTTTCAACTGGAACTCGCACCTGGAGCGGCACCGGCGCATCCATACAGGTGAAAAGCCGTACACCtgccctgagtgtgggaagagcttcagctgGAGCTCGCACCTGGACCGGCACCGTCGCACCCACACGGGTGGGGAGAAGGCCTGCAAGTGCACTGACTGTGGACGCTGCTTCGCTCCCCGTGGCACAGATGGTGCTAGACCCCAGCGCGGGGTAGGAACAGGAACAGAGAAACCCTACCAGTGTTCTGAATGCGGTCGAGGTTTCAACAAGAGTGCGACACTGGCCAAGCACCAGCGTGTGCATGCCACTGAGAAGCCCTACAAATGTGACCAGTGCGGCAAGAGCTTTGGGCTGAGCGCCTCATTGCTGCAGCACCAGCGCAGCCATGCAGCTGGCAAGCCCTACCAGTGCAGTGATTGCGGCAAGAGCTTTGCCTGGAGTTCCCATTTGGACCGACACCGGCGTATCCACATGGGAGAGAAGCCTTTCCGCTGTGAGGACTGTGGCAAGAGTTTCTCCCAGAGCTCGCACTTGGAGCGGCACCAGCGGGTGCACCTGGGctcagagcagccctgccagtgcactGACTGTGGAAAGAGCTTCTTGGCCAGTGCTAAGCGTCGTCGGCTGCTGACTGGGGAGCGCCCCTGCAAGTGCactgactgtgggaagagcttcctgTGGAGCTCCCGAGCCAGGCCCCCCCCCGCAACAGAAAGGACCCACAAGTGCAcagagtgcgggaagagcttcacctaccgGGCAGAGAACGTCAAGCACCAAGGCACTCAGACCGGTGAGAAGCCTTACACAtgccctgagtgtgggaagagctttgggCAGAACTCAGCGCTGGTGAAGCACCGGCGCATGCACACTGGCGAGAAACCCTACAAGTGCggggactgtgggaagagcttcagtgtCCGCTCCAACCTCATCAAACACCAGCGCACGCACCTGGGCGAGAAGCCCTACAAGTGTCCTGATTGTGGCAAAGGCTTCATCCAGAAGTCGGACCTGACCAAGCATCGGCGCatgcacactggggagaagccgtACAAGTGCAATGTCTGTGGGAAGTGCTTCAGTGTCAGCTCCAACCTCAtcaagcaccagcgcatccacctGGGCGAGAAGCCCTACCAGTGCACTgactgcgggaagagcttcatccaGCGCTCAGAGCTGACCATCCACCAGCGcgtccacactggggagaagccctaCAAGTGCCCTGAGTGCGGGAAGTGCTTCAGCCGCAGCTCCCACCTTAACCGGCATCAGCGCACGCATGCTGGGGACAAGCCCtcgctcctctccactgccaaaTCCAGTGCCAGCAACCCCCTCCAggcctcctcagccttctcctctgctgccacctcTTTCTCCTCTCCACTGGGTGCCTCTTCCGCCCCCATCCcatccctgccctccttcccctcctccccttcacccctccccatcccatccctctccaccaccccactggatctgccctgggccctgtccTTCCCATCTCGTGCCTTCCCtcacccttccttcccttctcccactccctctgGAGCCCAGGCCTCATCCCTGATAAACTAA